In Tachypleus tridentatus isolate NWPU-2018 chromosome 7, ASM421037v1, whole genome shotgun sequence, a genomic segment contains:
- the LOC143256091 gene encoding uncharacterized protein LOC143256091 — MTSPPSESKPVPFRKYGISAWVGEKFEKLAGRSNIEQLQTSPPGEDFLNNLNRPQIIVTDAGMEEAQSRKKMITSASSPALFDLGNLNVSRECSPNVSPSCSPKVLRKTQENNLPEGTADSNRLGWATSGFFTYGRNTASFNAPLSSIKEVPDVPSSSTETKFYLGNKDETRTRKISAPATSHRKCAFSNFDMNALSPTSW; from the exons atgacTTCACCTCCTTCAGAATCAAAGCCAGTACCTTTTCGCAAGTATGGCATTTCAGCATGGGTGGGAGAGAAGTTTGAAAAATTAGCTGGTAGGTCAAATATAGAGCAGTTGCAAACATCACCACCAGGAGAGGATTTTCTTAACAATTTAAACAGACCACAAATTATTGTTACTGATGCAGGAATGGAAG AAGCTCaatcaagaaaaaaaatgattacaTCTGCATCTTCTCCTGCACTCTTTGACCTCGGCAATTTGAACGTGTCGAGAGAATGCTCTCCAAATGTATCCCCGTCCTGCTCTCCTAAGGTGCTGCGTAAAACACAAGAAAATAACTTGCCTGAAGGTACAGCAGATTCAAATCGTTTGGGATGGGCTACTTCAGGTTTCTTTACATATGGTAGAAATACTGCTAGTTTCAATGCCCCCTTGTCATCAATTAAAGAAGTTCCGGATGTCCCTTCATCCTCGACagaaactaaattttatttaGGGAATAAAGATGAAACTCGTACACGAAAGATTTCAGCTCCTGCCACGAGCCACCGTAAATGTGCCTTTTCCAACTTTGATATGAATGCTCTTAGTCCAACATCTTGGTAA